The segment CGCATCACCGTTGGCCGCGATGCGGTCGGCGCCGACCACGACTTTATCCACCAGGCCCTTCTTCATGAGCAACGCACAGGCGTTATCACAGGCGACCTTGACCGGAATGCCATCCTTCATGAGTTCCCATGAGGTCAGGCGTGCGCCCTGCAAAAAGGGGCGGGTTTCATTGGCGATGACATTGATCTTCTTCTTACCCGCGTCCCAGGCTCCACGAATCACGCCCAGAGCCGTGCCGTAATCACTGGTTGCCAAGGCGCCCGCGTTGCAGTGGGTCATCACGGTGTCACCGTCGTTGATGACCGTCCCGCCGATCTCGCCCAACTTGCGACAGAAGCGCTTGTCCTCTTCGTGGATTTCCTTGGCCAATTCCAGCCACATGGCACGCAGTCCGGCATTGTCCAACTCTAGCTGTTCGTCCCAAGCGGCGCGCATACGGCGCACCCCCCAACGCAGATTCACAGCCGTGGGCCGGGCGTCTTCCAGCTTGATGAGCAACTCGTCCAATTTCTGCTTCCAATTGTCGCCAGCCGGGGCGGCCTCTTTGGCAGCCAGATAGCAGCCATAGGCCGCGGTTACACCAATGGCGGGAGCACCACGAATGACCATGACCTGAAGCGCAAAGATGGTGCTGTCGGTATCCGTGCAGGCGTACCAGTCTTCACGTGTGGGCAGAAAACGCTGATCCAAGAGGTCCAGCTGATCTTTAGTATCGTTCCAGACCATATGCCAATCCATTCGCTTGCTCCTTTGTCGGCTGCTGAAAAACACGTGTCTGCGGTGTTGCTTCAAACACATCAAACCCTCATGTATTCACAGATACATTTCAGCCTTGATGTGTTCTCGCGCCTACCATCCACGCATTTTTGAACAGCCAGGCTCTTTGGTCATTCTAAAAAGGGGCCAACCGGCCCCTTGAAATAATCTCATAATCAGTCGCTATTGCAGCCTCATGACGACAACCCTAGGCTTTCATAAAAAAATCAACAAAACCAACTTTCCACCCAAGGCGTTCAGCAACCATTCCTCTTAGCACTGCGGATTGTTCAGTTGGTGCCGGATGCAAGGCGTAAGCAGGATTCGAGATCGATGCGTATCAAAACATACGTGAGATTTCGAATCCTGCGTGACAACAAAGCAGACGGTGCCAAATGGGCAGTCCGCCCTAATTCAACTTCTCGTTGAGAAGTTGATTGGCCAACTTGGGATTAGCCTGCCCCTTGGTCTTGCGCATGATCTGCCCGACAAAGAAACCCATGAGCTTTTTCTTGCCACCCCGGAAGGCCTCGGCCTCGGACGGATTCTCGGCAATGACCTCGTCCACGGCGATTTCCAGTGCTCCGGTGTCGGAGATCTGCACCAAGCCCTTGTCCTTGACGTAGGCTTCGGGATCGCCGCCCTGCTCGAAGAGTTCCTTGAAAACCTTTTGCCCCACCTTCTGGTTGATGGAGCCTTCGTCCACAATTCTGACCAACGTCCCAAAGTCCTTGGGAGCCAAGCCACAATCGGCCACGGAGCAGACGTTGTCGTTCAACATGCGGCGCATGTCGGACATCATCCAGTTGGCAACCTTCTTGGGATTGTCGAAGCCCTCAATAGCAGCTTCATAATACTCGGCCAACGCACGATCAGCGGTCAAGACCTCGGCATCAGAGGCTGGCAGGCCGTACTGTTCCATGAACCGAGCGAACTTGGCTTCGGGCAGCTCGGGCAACGAGGCACCTATTTCATCCACCCAGGTCTGTTCCAGTACCAATGGCACCAGATCCGGATCCGGGAAATAGCGATAGTCGTGGGCCTCTTCCTTGCCACGCATGGCATGGGTCGTGCCCGCGTCAGCATCATAGAGCCGAGTTTGCTGCACTACAGCCTCACCATCATCCACCAAGTCTTCCTGACGTTCGATCTCATAGGCAATAGCCCGGCGCACATTACGGAACGAGTTCATGTTCTTCAGCTCGGTACGAGTACCAAGCTCCTTCTGCCCCACAGGACGGATGGAAATATTGGCGTCGCAACGGAAGGAGCCTTCGTCCATATTGCCGTCGCAGATGCCCAAGTACAGCAGAATGGCGTGCAGCTTGCGCAGGTAGGCCTCGGCTTCCTCCGGGCTGCTCATGTCCGGCTCGCTGACAATCTCGATCAGTGGCGTACTGGCACGGTTCAGGTCCACAAAACTGGCATTCTCAGCCTGGGAGTGAATGGATTTTCCGGCGTCAGCTTCCATGTGAATGCGCGTGACTCCAACGGTCTTCTTGCCGCCCTTCTCGGTCTCGATGTCGATTTTGCCATGCTCGGCAATGGGCAACTCGAACTGCGAGATTTGATACCCCATGGGCAGGTCGGGATAAAAATAGTTCTTGCGGGCGAACACATTCTTCAGGTTCACGGAACAGCCCGTAGCCAATGCCATGCGGGTGGCATACTCCACGGCCCGCTCATTGATAACGGGCAACGCGCCAGGCATGCCGGAGCACACGGGGCAAACGTTGGAGTTGGGCTCTTTGCCGAACTCGGTAGAGCAGGAACAAAACAGCTTGGACTTGGTCTTCAGCTGGGCATGGACCTCGAGGCCGATAACGGCTTCGTACTGGGGCATGGGATCACCTTCGAACGTTCGTTAATTATTCTAAATATTTGTCGTTACTATTTATTTGCGTACAGCGAAGGATTGAGTTTGGGATCGTTGTACATCTTAAATTGATAATAGACCTTGGGACGCTTGGTTCCGGCAGCGTATTCCTCCAGCAGTTCGGAAACGCTGCGGGCCAGATCGTCACGCTGCTCTTCGAGCACCGCCAGTTTGGAACGACAGGAATCCAGATGTTCCTGATCCACATCATCCCGCTCGGTCTGTTCACGCATATGAAAAATTTTCAGGGCAATAATGGACAACCGATCCAAGGCCGTCCCCACGGTCTCGGTATTATAGCGCTCTGGAGCTTCAGCTGGAATGAGCGGTGATACCAAAGGCACGAGGCAGGCGTCCACCTTCTCGATAAGGTCGTTGCGGCGCTGATTCAGGCCATCGATCCGGCGCTTGCAATCAGCAATAATCTCAGGGCCGACATCCACGCGTCTGGCTTCGTCTTCCACATGCCAGAGTTGGTAGTTGGCCTGATGCTCGCGGGCTGCCATGGCGATCATGACCTGCAAATCTCCTGCAGGAGCAGGTTCGGGCAATTCACCGGGGTCACCTTGATGCCAGGAGTCAACCTGTAGGCCCTGTTCTTCGATGATATGGGAAACGGCCTGCTGTATATCGGCCAAAGTCGTGGTCATATGTTCAGTTCTCCTCTCGGATGAGTATGAGATGGACGCTTGCACGGGTTTTGATATGCCCGGCGAAATATTCGACGTCGGTACCGCTACCGCAATAATAATCGATGCGCGTGCCCTTGATAGCTCCACCCTTGTCCTGCGCCAGGCCGATTCCCGATACCGGACGGCCAAGGCCACCGGGAGTTTCGGGGGGCATCAGAGTCTGGAAGGCTAACACCGAGCCCAAAGGCAGGAACTTCGGGTCTGTAGCCATGCTGACTCGCGGCGTCAACAGTTTGCCCATGGCGCCATAGGGTCCGTCGTCACCCAAACGAAAGAAAACATAGCTCGGGTTGGTGGACAGCAACTCGGGGACGTCCTCGGGGTGTTCTGCCAAAAAATCCCGAATCACTTTCATGCTCATGCCTTCAAGGGGCAACAAGCCACGATCCGCCAACACTCGCCCCAGACTCACATACTTGTGCCCGTTCTTCCCCGCATAGAGGACATGACGCGTGCTGCCATCGGGAAACATCAGCAGCCCGGAGCCCTGGATATGCAAAAAGAAAACATCCGTCAGATCACGTACCCAGGCAATTTCCAACCCCTGGCCTTCCAGAGCCCCTTCAAAGTCGATGGCCTTGCGCCCATGATAGGGAACGGCCTTGCCATTCTCGACGCGATACACAAGCTTCTGCCCTTCCCAGCGATGATGGAACGACCCAAGGTTCAGCACCTGCATATCATCAGGGATAGCATACAGAGGATAGCTAAATTCCTCGGTAGGTACTGGGCTGGCCTCCAGATACGGGGCATAATAGCCTGTCATCAGCGGATCTTCGGGACCAATTCTTAGCCATTCAAAGCGTTCAGCCAAAAGCTCGGGGTGCTCATCCAGCTCGGGCAACACCCGCAAGAGCTCCTCAAGGGTCACTCGCATCCTGTCCCAGGTCACGACCACCCCGTCCTGATGCACGGCAACACCATCCACAGGACGCGCAGCAACGTATTTCAAGCTGCGTTCCAGACCAGGGCGCAGTTCTTCCCAAGAGGCCAGATTCTGGGTCTGTGGATCCAGCATCCTGGCCAGGGTTCGCGCGCTAGGGGTAGAAATCGAATCCAGCGGAGGCGGAACCCTGCCCGGACAACCTGCCAGACATGCCGCCAGAGACACGGCAATCAGGAACACGACCAATCGGCGCAAAATCTGATCATTATTCATTTGGTCGTTCCTAGCAGGAGTTGATGACAAGACACTGTCATGGGATTGCTCTCCGCCGCTATTCAATGACGCCCTTGGCTCGCAACCGGGAGACATAGGCTGAACGTTCCGGCTCCAGCAGCTTAAGATGGGCCTCGGCACGGACAATTTGGACCACATCGCTATGATTCAAAGGAATACAGTCCTGCCCGTCCACGGTCAGAAAAACCTCAGAGTGTGGTTCCTCGACGCGCACGGTGAATTTCAAATTCCCAGGCAGAACCATGGGCTTGAAATTGTGCAGGAACGGACAGATAGGCGTCACGGAGTACACGTCCAATTCGGGATGCACGATGGGACCGCCCGACGAAATGGAATACGCTGTCGATCCT is part of the Desulfovibrio ferrophilus genome and harbors:
- the mtnA gene encoding S-methyl-5-thioribose-1-phosphate isomerase, which translates into the protein MDWHMVWNDTKDQLDLLDQRFLPTREDWYACTDTDSTIFALQVMVIRGAPAIGVTAAYGCYLAAKEAAPAGDNWKQKLDELLIKLEDARPTAVNLRWGVRRMRAAWDEQLELDNAGLRAMWLELAKEIHEEDKRFCRKLGEIGGTVINDGDTVMTHCNAGALATSDYGTALGVIRGAWDAGKKKINVIANETRPFLQGARLTSWELMKDGIPVKVACDNACALLMKKGLVDKVVVGADRIAANGDAANKIGTMGVAILAKHFGVPFYVAAPLSTIDRETPTGDDIPIEDRTPREVTHVGETQIVPDGVEVYNLAFDPTPNELIAGIITEEGILEPPYAESIPAAFARSGK
- the gatB gene encoding Asp-tRNA(Asn)/Glu-tRNA(Gln) amidotransferase subunit GatB, producing the protein MPQYEAVIGLEVHAQLKTKSKLFCSCSTEFGKEPNSNVCPVCSGMPGALPVINERAVEYATRMALATGCSVNLKNVFARKNYFYPDLPMGYQISQFELPIAEHGKIDIETEKGGKKTVGVTRIHMEADAGKSIHSQAENASFVDLNRASTPLIEIVSEPDMSSPEEAEAYLRKLHAILLYLGICDGNMDEGSFRCDANISIRPVGQKELGTRTELKNMNSFRNVRRAIAYEIERQEDLVDDGEAVVQQTRLYDADAGTTHAMRGKEEAHDYRYFPDPDLVPLVLEQTWVDEIGASLPELPEAKFARFMEQYGLPASDAEVLTADRALAEYYEAAIEGFDNPKKVANWMMSDMRRMLNDNVCSVADCGLAPKDFGTLVRIVDEGSINQKVGQKVFKELFEQGGDPEAYVKDKGLVQISDTGALEIAVDEVIAENPSEAEAFRGGKKKLMGFFVGQIMRKTKGQANPKLANQLLNEKLN
- a CDS encoding DUF4254 domain-containing protein; translation: MTTTLADIQQAVSHIIEEQGLQVDSWHQGDPGELPEPAPAGDLQVMIAMAAREHQANYQLWHVEDEARRVDVGPEIIADCKRRIDGLNQRRNDLIEKVDACLVPLVSPLIPAEAPERYNTETVGTALDRLSIIALKIFHMREQTERDDVDQEHLDSCRSKLAVLEEQRDDLARSVSELLEEYAAGTKRPKVYYQFKMYNDPKLNPSLYANK
- a CDS encoding murein transglycosylase A gives rise to the protein MNNDQILRRLVVFLIAVSLAACLAGCPGRVPPPLDSISTPSARTLARMLDPQTQNLASWEELRPGLERSLKYVAARPVDGVAVHQDGVVVTWDRMRVTLEELLRVLPELDEHPELLAERFEWLRIGPEDPLMTGYYAPYLEASPVPTEEFSYPLYAIPDDMQVLNLGSFHHRWEGQKLVYRVENGKAVPYHGRKAIDFEGALEGQGLEIAWVRDLTDVFFLHIQGSGLLMFPDGSTRHVLYAGKNGHKYVSLGRVLADRGLLPLEGMSMKVIRDFLAEHPEDVPELLSTNPSYVFFRLGDDGPYGAMGKLLTPRVSMATDPKFLPLGSVLAFQTLMPPETPGGLGRPVSGIGLAQDKGGAIKGTRIDYYCGSGTDVEYFAGHIKTRASVHLILIREEN